TTCGACTTTCACTGattggactggaagaaaattCAAGAAGAGAGTTTACTGGATAAAGGTTAAGTGTTATAATAGAAACCGTAAAGCATATCACACATCTTGTGCCAAAAACCCTTATTCATTCAAGTTAGATTCTATATGATTTACACTATTTATAAAAATCTAGGATTATAAACACTATGAGATATCAGTAGATTGCCATGAAGTGAAATCTTTTGTGCATACACTGTCAGTGGCTTTTGTCAGCATAAATAGTAGAAGGAAATTAAATATGCAAAATCAAAAGATAAGGGCAAAAAAACTCAAACTGGCATAAAGTAGGGGATTATCTGTATGTGTATCAtaaacaaagatataaaatatgaaagtaaaccagagagagagagaatatagaATAGAATTAATGGTCTTTGTTTAAATACAATTGCTTTCTTTCTAATATTCAAGTTATAGCAAGTTATTCTGAAGTTAGTGTGGGCATATAAATATgggatgtgcttagtcactcagttgtgtctgactccatgtactgtagcctgccaggctcctctgttcatggaattttccaggcaagaatactggagtggcttgccatgccctcctccaggggatcttcctgacccagggatccaatccaggtctcccgcattgcaggtggagtttttatccacctgcaatgcgtctgagccaccagggatagagATATAATAATAGTTCAAAGAAATTAAAGTCCCGTTAAATGAATTCTTCAGACttcaaaaattaatttgtaaaaagGTTCTAAAATTTTTACCACAAAAATGTTCACTAATCAAACCAATTGGAAACAGTTAAAAAACTTTGTATTACATTGATAGCACAcaatttataacatatataaataataaagttaACTATTTACTCATAAATGTAAGTCTACTATGTTGTTAAAGAATATTCCATAAGTTGAAATTTTTACCATCTTAAGGCAAATAAGTGACATGTTAAGTCAGTACTATGTGTAATAAAATTTAAAGGTAATGATCATATACCACGTTTGAATCATATTCTATGTTGCttaatatatattgatatttgaCCCATTTCATCTTTTATCACTGattaaaaaggataaaattatttacaatgctgaacccaaaacaatgaattcaaTGATAGCAGTAATAATACTGGATATATTATAagccatgaaaagaaaatgtacattttacaaactttgtatttatatttcaatAGAATAGTATATGTCAAAGACTACTGtaacaaatactaaaataaagCATCTCTCTCCATGAAAAAAAACTTCAAGACTTTCAAAAGACTTTGAAAAACCAGGTAATATAATGAAACTCTGGTACAGTGATGATTTGAATAGTTCCTTGGTATttgatctatttattttaaaacaatgtcaGATAATTCAATAGATGCTTACTCTTTCTTGCGATTTCGTTTAAAAAATCCAGCCCATTCTGTGCATGTCTTTTTGCTTCCAACCCAGAAGACAGCAGAGATGCCAACAATTAATGTCATCAgatattttatcataaataaaGCCAATTCTGGTCGAGTTTCTGTATTTGCCtacaaaaaaataagaagaatttCAGTgataaatttaaagtaaaaagaaatctaTACAGTTAATGCAAAACTTGAACAAAAGTATAAATCAGTTGGTCTTATGAAATGTTTGATATGGCATAATCAATAGTGATATAAGTGTAATACATTCCTCACGGAAGTTCTGAACAAAGAACttttatcaaaatatataaatagaaaggGAATAACACATCAAATGTATTTAGGAAGGATGTCTTTACATCTGGGCTTGAtatctggtatttttttttcctgtaagtaTAGCAGCCTCTTATAATTCCCAAAATATGTGCCTCTCAATATTTACCTATTTTCCTTAACTATGatctattaaaaaatacatttaaactcATTTTTAAGAGCATACTATTTCAGAGTCTTTATGCACTATTGATGTTTATGTTATAAAAACTAGGTTGGTGAGAACAAAGTAAgcatcagtaaaatgaaaaaaatgtggaaattttgtaaaaattaaattatacttttctttcaagcataaactttcaaatatttttagaatgttaTACAATATCAAAATACTATACATTATgcattatatctttctttttacaCTTACTAATATTTCTTGGAGACCATTCTATATCAGTGTAAATAGaacacttcattctttttaaacgCTGCTTCATTGTGTGAATAAACTATAATttttcatgagaaacgctggactggaagaagcacaaactggaatcaagattgccgggagaaacatcaataacctcagatatgcagatgacaccacccttatggcagaaagtgaagaggaactcaaaagcctcttgatgaaagtgaaagtggagagttaaaaagttggcttaaagctcagcattcggaaaacaaagatcatggcatctggtcccatcacttcatgggaaatagatggggaaacagtggaaacagtgtcagactttatttttttgggttccaaaatcactacagatggtgactgcagccatgaaattaaaagacacttactccttggaaggaaagttatgaccaacctagatagcatattcaaaagcagagacattactttgccaacaaaggttcgtctagtcaaggctatggtttttcctgtggtcatgtatggatgtgagagttggactgtgaagaaggctgagcaccgaagaattgatgcttttgaactgtggtgttggagaagactcttgagagtcccttggactgcaaggagatccaacaagtccattctcaaggagattagccctgggatttctttggaaggaatgatgctaaagctgaaactccagtactttggccacctcatgcgaagagttgactcattggaaaagactctgatgctgggagggattgggggcaggaggagaaggggacgacagaggatgagatggctggatggcatcaccgactcgatggacatgagtctgagtgaactctgggagttggtgatggacagggaggcctggcgtgctgtcattcatggggtcacaaagagctggacacgactgagcgactgaactgaactgaactgaacagttgctTTCCCCCCTAGTTTGCCAAAAATATGAGGAATCTAGGACAAAATATGGCAGGATCACTTTAAGAGTACTTCCTTATTGATTATATAGTAAAAACAGATGATGGATAACAGACTACGAACAGGCTGTAAGGCAGGTGAAACCATTATCCCCATGTATCAGTATGTAAAATAGGTCTCACTGTTACAGTGCAATAACTTTCTAGAATATAAATTACTACGTAAAATAATTCAGTCCATACATTGCTTGATCTGATACACTGTGATGATATAGCACTCACAAGTAACAGGAGTCAGTACCATATATAGATattcaagaaaaaattataaaatctattaaaaacaaagcacaaaacttctattttaaaaactcaactaAAATGCTCTAAGAGATTTTCTATTTTCAGATActtttaaatcttaaaatcaCAACTTTAATCAGAAGTATCAGAAACACATAAATCATGTTTTAATTGTGCTTTTTTCATAAGAAATGACAGGATAGTTTAGgcaaaaattctgtttttaaaagtatatatgagtaaaatataaaatgatacattaCATATCATGTTATTATAAACACAAAGATTTTCTCAACTAACTAaagaattaaagtgaaagtgaagtaaagtagctcagttgtgtccgactcttttcaacccctgtggactgtagcctaccaggctcctccgtccatgggattctccaggcaagtatactggagtgggttgccatttccttcttcaggaatcttcccgacccagggatcgaacccgggtctcccgcattgcaggcagatgctttaccatctgagccaccagggaagttgcaaGAATTAAAAGCTACTCCCAATTCAGCAAAAGTTACTCTTCTTCTCCATATGAGAAGAACCTGTTCTTCTGACTCTATTCTTCAGTATCATTCATCTGCCTTTGCAatctaacttaatttttaaaagatcagctAAAGGAGGCACTTTACTATCAGCGTAACTGAAGCTAAAACTTGAGGAAACAACTCTTAGGACACTCATCCCAGTTTCAGCTGATGCCTAGGGAACATTTCCCTCTATTGGATTTTCTCACCTGAAATCTAATTTTAGCTTCATGATGAATTCAAAGGTATTTCCAGGGAATGCCATGTTAAAATTAAATagtgaaataatacaaatgataGCTTTTACCTGATAAGGACATGGGATGTGGTACTGACGACAGTGGTCAGAGACCCAAGTTATCTCCCAGGTAATCCTGTTTACTTGCTCGTAGACGTAGCATCCCAGAAGAGTTACTAATGGCACGAGATACAGGCCACTGAAGACTCCAATTCGAATCATAAACTTCTTCAGTTTCTCTTGGTTCCGGCCATCGTGTTGTATAACTTGTCGAACGTGATTTAAGGAAATAATGCCAGCTAAGAGAAGAGACAGCCCGACAAACACACAGAGGCAGAGTGGCAAGAGGACGAAGTAGCGCGAAGCATCCAGGTCATAGAGGCCGACAAAGCAGACGCCGCTAATGTTGTCTCCTTCAACTTTGCTCATGGCAAGAAGCATAATGGTGAGAAAACCTGGTATTCCCCACGCAACAGCATGAAACCACACTGCGTTTTGTTCAATGGCCTCACAACTCCATTTTCTGCCAGCAGCTAAGAACCAAGTAATGGTGAGCATCACCCACCACACAGTGCCAGCCATggtgaaaaaatacaaaaacatgaaCAGAATGGTGCAAGCCTTATTTTGAGAGCCTAGAACAACTGTGTCACCAAGTTCCAGTTTCTCATCTGCCTTATTGCACGCTGTGCTGTTGCCTAGCAAGAATCCGATAAAGTACATAAGAGATACAATGCTGTAACAGACAGAGTAATATATAATAGGTCGCTCTGGGTATCTGAATCTTCTAACATCAATTAAAAAAGTAAGGAATGTGAAAAGCGTTGCACAGAGGCAAAATATTGAAactattccaataaaactttttgCAAACTCTAGCTCATcgcttttaaaatacatgttgGGGCATGGAGGTGCACATTGGTCAATTCCCAGAAACTTATAGCCTTGTCCCCCAGAAGTCTTAAGATGCCTTGGACACCAAAATCCAATGTCTCTTCGGATTTGTTCTGATTTCTTGTGAGGACCAAGAAGCTCTGTGTGTGGGTTAAAAGTTGCAGGAACAGACTCATCACAGTACTGTAATCTGTAAagatttaacaaaaaataaaagaagccaaCATTTTTGAGTTACTAGTTTAATGCTATACTTCACAACTATAAAATATTCCTTatgcattcattttaaaattattttactattattatcattttaaaatcttttggcccagccacatggcatgtggaatcttagttctctgaccagggattgaactcacaccccctTTACTGGCagcatggactcttaaccactgggctgccagggaagtcccttcttatGCATTCATAACTGATGGGGAGACATACAACCTTAAGCAGATACAGGTTTACAGTTGGGGAGGAAGTTTTGAAATTGACTAAAAACTTGTAGTTGTTAATGGGGCCCCAATACACTAACATATATATTAAGTATCAAGCACGTGAACATGAAAACTCCCTTAATTGGAAAACGATCAATTAATAACTGTTAAATAAATTCTGATTTCAAGGCTAAGTGTTTAAGAAAGAATTTATCTTGATTGGTAGTCTCTAGACAAAAAGATGCTGGCTTAtctgtttgaaatattttgaaatataagtCTTGGGgaaatggatttttattttctaatatccaTAAGCAAAGTAGATCAGCCACATAGTAAGGTGATgataattaaaatgaatgaaatgagagCATTCCCTAGATGGAGAAGACCAAGTTCAAGTGATCTCTAAGTTTATGAAGAAGGGCAAGGAGATCACCAAGAGGAAGGCTGGGCCCAGCTGAACTCACGTCACCATTTCGCTGTGGTATGGTTGTTTGCCTCCCTGTTCAGGGCAgtcaaaaatgatacaaatgatgtttctgttttgtgcagAACTTTATCACTGAGTTTCTACACACCAGAATTATTTTGGGGGAGCTACATGGTTTAGAAATTAGtggaggacctccctggtgggtccagtggttaagattcatgCTTCCAacacaggaggcatgggtttgatccctggttggggaactaagattccacataccacatggccaaaaagtttaaaaattaaaaaaaaaaaagaaattagtggAGATTTTAAAGgagaatgcattttaaatatgccttagaaagaatagaaaataataaaatatatgccCATATAAAAACATGGATGTATCTACTAGTTTTTTCAAAAGGTAGTATATCAGTTTCACTTTATTACAGATACCGTTGGGACCCCTTCTCctattctcttttctctctctcttccaaaGTATTCATTACTATgagttcagtttttatttctcctccCTTACTATGCTTTTTCCAACTATAATGTTACACAGTATTGTTTTACAGGTTTTGAACTTTTTTGACATGGTGCTATATACATCATACTTTTTTTTACTTATAACTTTTAGATTTATCTATATTGACAGATGTAGGTCAACCACACTCATAACTGTATGGCAGTATTCTAGTATGTAAGTACATCACGACTTATTTATTCTTACAATGGACTTTCAgactttttctcatttaaaaaaccttttatttttttggctgtgatggtTCTTCATTGCTCTCGAGGGCTTTTCCTAGTTTCAGAGAGTGAGGGTTACTCTTTGTtggtgtgggggcttctcattgcgtggcttctcttgctgcggagcacaggctctgggaacatgggcttcagtagttgcggctcatgggctctagggtgtggggtcagtaattgtggtgcatggacttagctgCTCTATGCCATGTagtatcttcccagaccagtgttccttgcagtgcaaggcaaattcttaactagtggaccaccagggaagcccccagactttttctcatttaaaaaaatcatgagtAATGCTACAATAAGTATTCTTGCATATGATTCCTTGTTTGGGGAAAAGTTTCCATATAAGGGGATTTCCTAAAATGTACAATAAGAACACCTTCACTTTACTATGTATTATCAGTTGTTCTAGAAAATGATTATACATCTAGCAGAAGTGGATGAGTTCCACAAAGGCTCTAGAGATTCTTTAGTCTAtggataaagaaacaaaaagagatcTGTCACCATCGTTCCCAGATTATATGAGGTCTCATTATGTGAGTAGAATATTTCAAATTACAAGCGTCCAATGTCTAAAGATTAGCAGATGAAAGTAATTAATCAAGACATAAACAGAAAGGTCCATGAGTTGATAGTAATGCCAGTTCCCCCCAGTTTAGAGCAAAGGCATCTTCATTCATTCTCAAAGAACTTTGCACCCTCACTCACTGTATTAGCACAGGCGTAATTGTGCATTTAATTTTATGCTTATTTGATTACTCTCTATTCCTCCCACCCCACTGTAAGTTCTCTAAAAACAAGAACCAAGTCTGGTTTTGCTCACCATAGTGTACAGTGCTGATATACAAGTGCCTAACATATATTacaatggcaactcattccagtactcttgcc
The genomic region above belongs to Bos taurus isolate L1 Dominette 01449 registration number 42190680 breed Hereford chromosome 14, ARS-UCD2.0, whole genome shotgun sequence and contains:
- the FZD6 gene encoding frizzled-6, giving the protein METFTFLWTCIFLPLVRGHSLFTCEPITVPRCMKMAYNMTFFPNLMGHYDQSIAAVEMEIFLPLANLECSPNVETFLCKAFVPTCTEQIHVVPPCRKFCEKVYSDCKKLMDTFGIRWPEELECDRLQYCDESVPATFNPHTELLGPHKKSEQIRRDIGFWCPRHLKTSGGQGYKFLGIDQCAPPCPNMYFKSDELEFAKSFIGIVSIFCLCATLFTFLTFLIDVRRFRYPERPIIYYSVCYSIVSLMYFIGFLLGNSTACNKADEKLELGDTVVLGSQNKACTILFMFLYFFTMAGTVWWVMLTITWFLAAGRKWSCEAIEQNAVWFHAVAWGIPGFLTIMLLAMSKVEGDNISGVCFVGLYDLDASRYFVLLPLCLCVFVGLSLLLAGIISLNHVRQVIQHDGRNQEKLKKFMIRIGVFSGLYLVPLVTLLGCYVYEQVNRITWEITWVSDHCRQYHIPCPYQANTETRPELALFMIKYLMTLIVGISAVFWVGSKKTCTEWAGFFKRNRKKDPISESRRVLQESCEFFLKHNSKVKHKKKHYKPSSHKLKVISKSMGTSTGATANHGTSAVAITNHDYLGQETLTEIQTSPETSVREVRGDGASTPKLRERDCEEPASSAAPSSKLCGEQMDKKGHGRAGKVNDKSSVSESARSEGRVTPKSDVPESGPVQSNSMQASSSPEPSSLKGSTSLLVHSASGVGKEQGAGGRSDT